One stretch of Rattus norvegicus strain BN/NHsdMcwi chromosome 12, GRCr8, whole genome shotgun sequence DNA includes these proteins:
- the Zfp958l1 gene encoding zinc finger protein 431-like, with the protein MCSVRCSLVRRGSSGEVCSHGMDAVTFNDVHVDFTSEEWTLLDPSQKGLYKDVMLETYWNLTAIGYSLEDHNIEEHFQSSRRHGRPERSHTEEKPYEDMKCGEAFAHCSSLRAHERTHTGEKPYGCNQCDKAFAYHSSLRIHERTHTGEKLYKCIQCGKAFSDQNTLQRHKRTHSEEKPCKCNQCGKAFACHNILQNHERTHTGKKTYKCNKCDKAFTQRYYVRIHERTHTGEKPYGCNQCGKSFACLSSLRVHERTHTREKPYKCNQCSKDFASQSHLKRHERTHTGEKPYECNQCGKAFSIQDTLRVHERTHTGEKPFECNQCGKTFKLHSQLRIHKRVHTGEKPHECDQCGKTFACPSSFQKHKRIHSGEKPYGCNQCDKAFAIHSRLRKHERTHTGEKPFKCNQCGKTFSQSNSLQVHKRTHTGEKPYECNQCGKAFPYDSSLRVHERTHTGVKPYECNQCGKAFGYHSHLQRHERTHTGEKPY; encoded by the exons GATGCAGTGACCTTTAACGATGTGCATGTGGACTTCACTTCCGAAGAGTGGACTTTGTTGGATCCTTCCCAGAAAGGTCTTtacaaagatgtgatgctggagacctaCTGGAACCTCACTGCTATAG GTTACAGTTTGGAAGACCATAATATTGAAGAACATTTTCAAAGTTCTAGAAGACACGGAAG ACCTGAAAGAAGTCATACtgaagagaaaccctatgaagATATGAAGTGTGGTGAAGCCTTTGCACATTGCAGTAGTCTTcgagcacatgaaaggacacacactggagagaaaccctatggatGCAAtcagtgtgataaagcctttgcGTATCACAGCAGTCTTCGAAtacatgaaaggacacacactggagagaaactctACAAATGTATTCAATGTGGCAAAGCTTTTTCAGATCAGAACACTCTACAAAGACATAAAAGAACCCACTCGGAAGAGAAACCCTgtaaatgtaatcaatgtggtaaagcctttgcatgtcaTAATATTCTTCAAAATCATGAAAGAACTCACACTGGAAAGAAAACTTACAAATGTAATAAATGTGATAAGGCCTTTACACAACGCTATTATGTGCGAatccatgaaagaacacacactggagagaaaccctatggatGCAATCAGTGTGGTAAATCCTTTGCGTGTCTCAGCAGTCTCCGAgtgcatgaaagaacacatactaGAGAGAAGCCCTACAAATGTAATCAGTGTAGTAAAGACTTTGCGAGTCAGAGTCATCTTAAAAGACATGAAAggacacacactggagagaaaccctatgaatgtaatcaatgtggtaaagccttttcaatCCAGGATACTCTCCGAgtgcatgaaagaacacatactggagagaaaccctttgAATGTAACCAGTGCGGTAAAACCTTTAAACTACACAGTCAACTTCGAATACATAAAAGAgtacacactggagagaaaccccaTGAATGTGATCAGTGTGGTAAAACCTTCGCATGTCCCAGTAGTTtccaaaaacacaaaagaatacattctggagagaaaccctatggatGCAAtcagtgtgataaagcctttgcaaTTCACAGTAGACTTCgaaaacatgaaagaacacatactggagagaaacccttcaaatgtaatcaatgtggtaaaaccTTTTCACAGTCCAATAGTcttcaagtacataaaagaacacatactggagagaaaccctatgaatgtaatcaatgtggtaaggCCTTTCCGTATGACAGCAGTCTCCGGGTGCATGAGAGAACCCATACTGGTGTGAAGCCTTACGAATGTAACcagtgtggcaaagcctttggCTACCACAGTCATCTCCAAAGGCATGAAAggacacacactggagagaaaccttattaa